One part of the Thiomicrospira cyclica ALM1 genome encodes these proteins:
- a CDS encoding pyridoxal phosphate-dependent aminotransferase, with protein sequence MEEESLNAELRADLIANYIRDFFTQSIDRTGTGAEKYELCESLFGRADVLPMWVADQDLPTPPFVIAALERRLRHPILGYTHTSDALCASVVNWQGQYGYQCQPEDLVFTHNVANGLFLAVQALSREGEGVVIMPPIYPPFAQAISRNNRHVVAVPLLYQPGATDYRFDLAGLAQAFKREDVRLCLLCHPHNPSGRVWTRTELTQLAELALAHNVILVSDEIHGDLTLPPNSHCPLASLSPAVAQHTVTLSSPGKTFNLAGLQIGYVIAANPAHRSALQAAAARVKIDELNLFAMVATQAAYSKDGLIWRDALCQHIQNNIAHITHVFAEMAPAVRVVQPQASYLVWLDFNPLIPQVFADHAALQAWLINDARLGLNDGLNYGEVGRGFMRINLAVPPATLEHACLQLRQAFAQLYKDVL encoded by the coding sequence GTGGAAGAAGAAAGTCTAAACGCCGAATTAAGGGCAGATTTAATAGCGAACTATATTCGGGACTTTTTTACCCAGTCGATTGATCGAACCGGCACGGGAGCAGAAAAGTACGAGTTGTGTGAAAGCTTGTTTGGGCGCGCAGACGTGTTGCCTATGTGGGTGGCCGACCAGGATTTGCCAACGCCGCCGTTTGTGATTGCAGCTTTAGAGCGGCGCTTGCGTCATCCGATCTTAGGCTACACCCACACCTCCGATGCTTTGTGCGCCAGCGTGGTGAATTGGCAAGGGCAATATGGCTATCAGTGTCAACCTGAGGATTTGGTGTTTACCCACAACGTGGCGAATGGCCTGTTTTTAGCGGTGCAAGCGCTCAGTCGAGAGGGTGAGGGTGTGGTGATTATGCCGCCGATTTATCCCCCGTTTGCGCAAGCGATAAGCCGCAACAACCGCCATGTTGTTGCTGTACCTTTGTTGTATCAACCTGGCGCAACGGATTATCGTTTTGACTTAGCAGGCCTGGCACAAGCTTTTAAGCGCGAGGATGTGCGCTTATGTTTGTTGTGTCACCCGCATAATCCCAGTGGTCGGGTTTGGACCCGAACCGAGTTAACGCAATTGGCCGAGTTAGCGCTAGCGCATAATGTAATACTGGTGTCTGATGAAATTCACGGCGATTTAACTTTGCCGCCGAATTCGCATTGCCCTTTGGCGAGTTTAAGTCCTGCGGTGGCACAACACACCGTGACGCTAAGTTCACCCGGTAAAACTTTTAATCTAGCAGGCCTGCAAATTGGTTATGTGATTGCGGCTAACCCAGCGCACCGATCGGCGCTACAAGCGGCAGCGGCAAGGGTCAAAATTGATGAGTTGAATCTATTTGCGATGGTGGCTACCCAAGCGGCTTATAGCAAGGACGGTTTGATTTGGCGTGATGCCCTATGTCAGCATATTCAAAATAATATTGCGCACATTACTCATGTTTTTGCCGAGATGGCTCCGGCGGTGCGGGTTGTGCAACCGCAAGCCTCTTATTTGGTATGGTTAGATTTTAATCCTTTGATACCGCAGGTTTTTGCTGATCATGCCGCGTTGCAGGCCTGGTTAATTAACGATGCTAGGCTGGGTTTGAATGATGGCTTAAACTATGGTGAGGTAGGGCGTGGCTTTATGCGCATTAATCTTGCCGTACCACCAGCGACGCTAGAGCATGCCTGCTTACAACTGCGACAAGCGTTTGCTCAATTGTATAAGGATGTGCTATGA
- the adk gene encoding adenylate kinase has translation MKLILLGAPGAGKGTQAQFLTQHFSIPQISTGDMLRAAIAQGTELGKLAKSFMDQGKLVTDEVIIGLVKERITQADCANGFLLDGFPRTVPQADALAEAGVAIDAVVEIDVADEIIVERMSGRRCHAPSGRTYHIVYNPPKVVDCDDQTGEPLIQRDDDKPKVVLDRLKVYHQQTAPLVDYYQAAAVKNEALHYIKVDGTQPIDQVQNKILSQLA, from the coding sequence ATGAAGTTAATTTTATTAGGCGCACCCGGTGCCGGCAAAGGTACCCAAGCACAGTTTTTAACCCAACACTTCAGCATTCCACAAATTTCAACCGGAGATATGTTACGTGCGGCCATTGCGCAAGGAACTGAGTTGGGTAAGTTGGCAAAATCTTTTATGGATCAAGGCAAGCTGGTTACCGACGAGGTTATTATTGGCCTAGTTAAAGAGCGCATTACCCAAGCGGATTGTGCCAATGGCTTTTTATTGGATGGTTTTCCACGCACCGTACCGCAAGCCGATGCACTTGCGGAAGCCGGTGTGGCCATTGATGCGGTAGTTGAAATTGATGTCGCCGATGAGATTATTGTTGAACGTATGTCAGGTCGTCGCTGTCATGCACCGTCAGGTCGCACCTACCATATCGTTTATAACCCACCGAAAGTGGTCGACTGTGATGACCAAACCGGCGAACCCTTAATTCAGCGCGATGACGATAAGCCAAAGGTGGTACTAGACCGCTTAAAAGTCTATCATCAGCAAACGGCACCCTTGGTTGATTACTACCAAGCTGCTGCCGTCAAAAACGAGGCATTGCACTATATTAAAGTCGATGGCACCCAGCCGATTGACCAGGTTCAAAATAAAATTTTAAGCCAGTTAGCTTAA
- the ovoA gene encoding 5-histidylcysteine sulfoxide synthase, whose product MQMSNSLISQPVFLNQGDVEEKRAEIKAYFNQTWENYETLFETLVSDDTFYLRPCSLRHPLIFYFGHTATFFTNKLVLAKLLPQRINPTIESMCAIGVDEMSWDDLNDAHYDWPSVSAVREYRNQVKAAVNHLIDTVAFSLPIDWQSPMWPIMMGIEHERIHLETSSVLIRQLPIEQVKPHPLFPVCQDQSVDAPHNRLLNVPAGLVKVQHQDPAPHYGWDNEYGQHQADVTAFKASEYLVSNLEFLEFVEAGGYETAEFWDEEGDRWRRFSPVKHPSFWMRKTEGKQQAWYLRCMTNEIPMPWSWPAEVNHLEAAAFCRWKAAQTGLPIRLPSEDEYLRLRDHTHAQQRLEQANINLQLAASSCPVTRCQQGEFYDVIGNVWQWTETPIHPFEGFKVHPLYDDFTTPTFDNKHNIIKGGSWISTGNEINGSSRYAFRRHFFQHAGFRYIASDAPVQKVFSTYETDSAVAQYCEFHFGDEYFGVANFAKAYADLAIGYAQTDPDLAQRSNLKVLEVGCSVGRASFELAKHFEQVVGLDFSARFINVANQFQTTGQLRYTIPIEGEIMDFKETTLAQLGLADVAGRCEFLQQDATNMKSIFSGYDMIVAMNLIDRLYEPKRFLNDVAGRLNNGGLLMLGSPYTWLEEFTQKAHWLGGYKDAQSGENVTTLETLHALLAESFEPVGAPQDLPFVIRETARKYQHTVSQVTLWKKKV is encoded by the coding sequence CTATTTTGGCCATACCGCGACCTTTTTTACCAACAAACTGGTGCTAGCCAAACTATTACCCCAGCGCATTAATCCGACCATTGAATCCATGTGTGCGATTGGTGTTGATGAAATGTCGTGGGATGATTTAAACGATGCCCATTACGACTGGCCGAGTGTGTCCGCGGTGCGAGAATACCGGAATCAGGTCAAAGCTGCGGTGAATCACTTAATTGACACGGTGGCTTTTAGTCTGCCAATTGATTGGCAAAGCCCGATGTGGCCAATTATGATGGGTATTGAGCATGAGCGCATTCATTTAGAAACCTCGTCGGTGTTGATTCGCCAGTTACCGATTGAGCAGGTTAAGCCACATCCGCTGTTTCCAGTGTGTCAGGATCAAAGCGTCGATGCGCCTCATAATCGGCTGCTTAATGTGCCAGCAGGTCTGGTGAAGGTGCAACACCAAGACCCAGCACCACACTATGGTTGGGATAATGAATATGGTCAGCATCAGGCGGATGTAACTGCATTTAAAGCCAGTGAATACCTGGTTTCTAACTTGGAATTCCTAGAGTTTGTTGAAGCCGGTGGCTACGAAACTGCCGAGTTTTGGGATGAAGAGGGCGATCGTTGGCGCCGGTTTAGTCCGGTAAAACATCCCAGTTTTTGGATGCGCAAAACCGAAGGCAAACAGCAGGCCTGGTATTTACGCTGCATGACCAATGAAATTCCAATGCCTTGGTCTTGGCCAGCCGAAGTGAATCATTTAGAGGCCGCGGCTTTTTGCCGTTGGAAAGCGGCCCAAACCGGTTTGCCGATTCGTTTGCCGTCGGAAGATGAATACCTGCGCTTGCGCGATCATACCCATGCGCAACAACGCCTTGAACAAGCCAATATTAATTTACAGTTAGCGGCGTCTTCTTGCCCGGTAACGCGCTGTCAGCAGGGTGAGTTTTATGATGTGATTGGTAATGTGTGGCAGTGGACCGAAACGCCGATTCACCCGTTTGAAGGCTTTAAGGTGCATCCGCTTTATGACGATTTCACCACCCCCACTTTTGATAACAAGCACAACATTATTAAAGGCGGCTCGTGGATTTCGACCGGCAATGAAATTAACGGCAGCTCGCGCTATGCTTTCCGCCGCCATTTTTTCCAGCACGCGGGTTTCCGTTATATTGCATCAGATGCGCCGGTGCAAAAAGTATTTTCCACCTATGAAACCGATAGTGCGGTGGCTCAGTATTGCGAATTCCATTTTGGTGACGAGTATTTTGGCGTGGCCAATTTTGCCAAAGCTTATGCCGATTTAGCCATAGGTTATGCTCAAACCGATCCGGATTTAGCCCAGCGTAGCAATCTAAAGGTATTAGAGGTGGGTTGTTCTGTTGGTCGTGCCAGTTTTGAGCTGGCCAAGCACTTTGAGCAGGTGGTCGGTTTGGACTTTTCGGCCCGGTTTATTAATGTGGCTAACCAATTCCAAACCACTGGGCAGTTGCGTTATACCATCCCGATTGAGGGTGAGATTATGGACTTTAAAGAAACGACCTTGGCACAATTAGGTTTAGCGGACGTTGCGGGGCGTTGTGAATTTTTACAGCAGGATGCCACCAACATGAAGTCGATTTTTAGTGGCTATGACATGATTGTGGCCATGAATCTGATAGATCGCTTGTATGAGCCAAAGCGGTTTTTAAATGATGTAGCCGGGCGTTTAAATAACGGTGGTTTATTAATGCTGGGTTCACCCTATACTTGGCTAGAAGAATTTACCCAAAAAGCCCATTGGCTTGGCGGCTATAAAGATGCGCAATCGGGTGAAAACGTGACTACGCTGGAAACTCTGCACGCCTTGTTGGCGGAATCCTTTGAACCAGTCGGTGCGCCACAAGACTTGCCGTTTGTGATTCGCGAAACCGCGCGTAAATATCAACATACTGTGAGCCAAGTGACCCTGTGGAAGAAGAAAGTCTAA
- a CDS encoding SDR family NAD(P)-dependent oxidoreductase, with protein MNQTRYPELAGKRVWITGSSSGIGAGMAKILAQQGCKLVLHYCRNETGVQQTLQTVAELGAEVEVVWGDFADYASLENVFHQAWSAFDGLDVLINNAGIVTKSTALNDNTGAAFNRTIAINLQAPYRLSTAFAKACIDAKQPGVIINNSSIHGQQTCEWFSAYAASKAGLDAMMKVMAVEWGPKGIRVNSLAPGVVPVERTAKILAEPKMAATWTKTMPLQRFGHVDDMGWATAFLISDSAAWMTGSVLTVDGGLIARGGYPARE; from the coding sequence ATGAATCAAACACGATACCCAGAGCTCGCAGGTAAGCGGGTATGGATAACTGGTTCGTCCAGTGGCATTGGTGCCGGAATGGCGAAAATACTGGCACAACAAGGGTGTAAGCTGGTGTTGCACTACTGCCGAAATGAAACCGGCGTACAGCAAACCTTACAAACTGTGGCGGAATTGGGCGCCGAGGTGGAAGTGGTGTGGGGTGATTTTGCTGACTATGCCAGTTTAGAAAACGTATTTCACCAGGCCTGGTCGGCGTTTGATGGCTTGGATGTATTAATTAATAACGCTGGTATTGTTACGAAATCCACCGCATTAAATGATAACACCGGCGCGGCCTTTAACCGCACGATAGCGATTAACTTACAAGCCCCTTATCGATTGAGTACCGCGTTTGCCAAAGCCTGTATCGACGCCAAGCAACCGGGCGTAATTATTAATAACTCCAGTATTCATGGTCAGCAAACCTGTGAGTGGTTTAGTGCCTATGCCGCCTCAAAAGCCGGTTTGGATGCGATGATGAAAGTTATGGCGGTTGAGTGGGGGCCAAAGGGTATTCGAGTCAATAGTTTGGCGCCGGGGGTGGTGCCAGTTGAACGTACTGCGAAAATTTTAGCCGAACCTAAAATGGCCGCTACCTGGACCAAAACTATGCCGCTGCAGCGTTTTGGTCATGTTGATGATATGGGTTGGGCGACGGCATTTTTAATCAGCGATTCGGCGGCTTGGATGACCGGTTCGGTATTAACGGTCGATGGTGGTTTAATTGCCAGAGGCGGCTACCCAGCTCGAGAGTGA